A single uncultured Methanolobus sp. DNA region contains:
- the modB gene encoding molybdate ABC transporter permease subunit, with amino-acid sequence MFDQIGFPLLITLKIAGLSTLIVAIVGMVIAYILARRDFRGKWLADVIVTLPLVLPPTVTGYLLVVLLGKKGVLGSILYNLTGWSIVFTWQAAVIAAFVVSLPLMVKTTTAAIEAVDREYEYAAFTLGRKELDTALFITLPLAKKGILAGIVLSFARAVGEFGATLMFAGNIPGRTNTMSISIYSAFQAGNNDLANMLVIILIVMSLLSMAITARIINNWKI; translated from the coding sequence ATGTTCGACCAGATTGGATTTCCCCTGTTGATCACACTTAAGATTGCCGGCCTGTCCACATTAATTGTGGCAATCGTAGGCATGGTGATAGCATACATACTTGCAAGACGTGATTTCCGGGGAAAATGGCTGGCCGACGTAATTGTAACTTTACCCCTTGTACTCCCGCCCACAGTAACAGGATACCTTCTGGTAGTGTTGCTTGGGAAAAAAGGAGTACTTGGGAGCATACTTTACAACTTAACAGGATGGAGCATAGTGTTCACCTGGCAGGCAGCGGTCATTGCAGCTTTTGTTGTATCCCTGCCGCTTATGGTCAAAACCACCACCGCAGCCATTGAAGCGGTGGACAGGGAATATGAATATGCGGCTTTCACCCTTGGAAGAAAAGAACTTGACACAGCACTCTTTATCACCCTCCCGCTTGCCAAGAAAGGTATCCTTGCCGGAATAGTTCTCAGTTTTGCAAGAGCGGTTGGAGAGTTCGGTGCAACACTCATGTTTGCCGGAAACATTCCCGGAAGAACTAACACGATGTCTATTTCAATTTACAGCGCATTCCAGGCAGGAAACAATGATCTTGCCAACATGCTTGTCATCATACTGATAGTAATGTCCCTGCTTTCAATGGCCATAACTGCCAGGATTATTAACAACTGGAAGATATGA
- the modA gene encoding molybdate ABC transporter substrate-binding protein produces the protein MTFNKKLILAIAAILALVVFVSGCTDTSTTEDIETDVNTDSGSGEVTTITVSAAASLTEAFTELETAFEDEYPGIDVNYNFAGSGTLRMQIEGGAPIDVFASASQSHMDILSNESLIIEESRKDFAANTVVLITPVDSTLDITGPEDLLSDEVTTISIGNPETAPVGKYTVEALEQADLWDELQSKTLLADDVKQVLVYVERGEVDAGFVYSTDAATAEEGTIEIKATIPTVTPISYPIAVVAGSEHQAEAQTFVNFVTSEEGMAILESYGFTA, from the coding sequence ATGACATTTAACAAAAAACTGATTCTGGCTATTGCAGCCATACTTGCACTTGTGGTCTTTGTAAGCGGATGTACTGACACAAGTACAACTGAAGACATCGAGACTGACGTAAATACCGACAGTGGTTCAGGTGAAGTTACCACCATCACAGTATCCGCAGCAGCAAGTCTTACGGAAGCATTCACAGAACTTGAAACTGCTTTTGAAGATGAGTATCCCGGTATTGATGTGAACTATAACTTTGCAGGTTCAGGAACACTCAGGATGCAGATCGAAGGTGGAGCACCTATTGACGTGTTTGCATCAGCATCACAGAGCCATATGGATATATTAAGTAATGAGTCCCTTATTATTGAAGAATCAAGAAAGGACTTTGCAGCGAACACAGTTGTACTGATAACACCTGTTGACAGCACACTGGACATAACAGGACCAGAAGACCTCCTGTCAGATGAAGTTACAACAATAAGCATCGGAAACCCGGAAACAGCACCTGTTGGAAAATACACAGTAGAAGCACTGGAACAGGCAGATCTCTGGGATGAACTTCAGTCCAAAACACTCCTTGCAGATGATGTAAAGCAGGTGCTCGTCTACGTTGAAAGAGGAGAGGTTGATGCAGGATTTGTTTACAGCACAGATGCAGCAACCGCAGAAGAAGGAACAATTGAAATAAAAGCAACCATTCCAACTGTAACCCCTATCAGCTACCCGATAGCAGTAGTTGCAGGATCAGAGCATCAGGCGGAAGCACAGACATTCGTGAACTTTGTCACATCTGAAGAAGGAATGGCAATCCTGGAATCTTACGGATTCACAGCTTAA
- a CDS encoding ATP-binding protein → MHLSQEDLKSILNNLRNASSENEVFEFKEAKNSYDFTKLGKYFSALSNEANLKGVSYSWLIFGIKDKGRTVVSSQYRPVRSKLDNLKGEIAKKTTNRITFMEIYELMLTEGRVIMLQIPAAPRGVPIAFDGHYYGRDGEELSPLNIEEIGTNSFTICN, encoded by the coding sequence ATGCATTTAAGCCAGGAAGACCTAAAATCCATTCTCAACAACTTAAGAAATGCTTCATCTGAAAATGAGGTATTTGAATTTAAGGAAGCTAAAAACAGTTATGATTTTACAAAGCTTGGTAAGTATTTCTCAGCTCTTTCAAATGAGGCAAATCTTAAAGGAGTTTCTTACTCCTGGCTGATTTTTGGAATAAAAGACAAAGGGAGAACTGTTGTTTCAAGTCAATATAGGCCCGTTAGGTCAAAGCTAGATAATCTTAAAGGTGAGATTGCAAAGAAAACAACAAATCGTATTACTTTTATGGAAATTTATGAGCTGATGTTAACAGAGGGACGGGTAATTATGCTTCAAATCCCAGCAGCTCCCCGTGGAGTACCCATTGCGTTTGATGGACATTATTATGGGCGTGATGGCGAAGAACTTTCTCCCCTTAATATTGAAGAAATCGGAACGAATTCGTTCACAATATGTAATTGA
- a CDS encoding ATP-binding protein, with amino-acid sequence MKDGTLFPDEILKYEPFVIREALNNCIAHQDYSKSGRINVIEIEDEQLIFTNYGTFIPGSVEKVVSDDAPEEYYRNKFLATAMFNLKMVETAGGGIKKMFKYQKERFFPMPEYDLRDQKVKVVVTGKVLDMGFARVLANNPNLSLEDIMLLDKVQKKKTITKSCAEHLKSMSLIEGRRPNYFISSKLAQSTKNRELKVQHIKQKGFDDDHYKDMIIQYLDKYKEANRKDFDSLLYSKLPDILDDKQKNNKISNLLGFLRRAGMIENKGTTNKPKYIRSKSR; translated from the coding sequence ATGAAAGATGGAACGCTTTTTCCAGATGAAATTTTGAAATACGAACCGTTTGTGATTCGTGAAGCTCTAAACAATTGCATTGCTCATCAGGATTATTCTAAAAGTGGAAGGATCAATGTAATTGAAATTGAGGATGAACAATTGATCTTTACAAATTATGGGACTTTTATTCCGGGTTCTGTTGAAAAGGTTGTTTCTGATGATGCTCCTGAAGAGTACTATCGCAATAAATTTCTTGCGACTGCTATGTTTAACCTTAAAATGGTTGAAACAGCAGGTGGCGGAATTAAAAAGATGTTTAAATATCAAAAAGAACGCTTTTTTCCGATGCCAGAATATGATTTAAGAGATCAAAAAGTAAAGGTTGTTGTGACTGGTAAAGTTTTAGATATGGGATTTGCCCGTGTCCTTGCAAATAATCCAAATTTATCATTGGAAGATATCATGTTGCTGGATAAAGTCCAGAAGAAAAAAACTATAACAAAGTCTTGTGCAGAACATCTTAAATCCATGTCTTTGATAGAAGGCAGGAGACCTAATTATTTTATATCATCAAAACTTGCACAAAGCACTAAAAATCGAGAACTAAAAGTACAACATATTAAGCAAAAAGGCTTCGATGATGATCATTACAAAGATATGATTATTCAATATTTGGATAAATATAAGGAAGCAAATAGAAAGGATTTTGATTCTTTGCTGTACTCGAAACTCCCGGATATCCTTGACGATAAACAAAAAAATAACAAAATCAGTAATCTTCTTGGATTTTTGCGACGTGCTGGAATGATTGAAAACAAGGGCACTACCAACAAACCTAAATATATACGTTCAAAATCACGCTAA
- a CDS encoding peptidylprolyl isomerase, whose amino-acid sequence MKKAIIETDKGNITLELFEKDAPKTVANFEKLIKEGFYDGLTFHRVIPNFVIQGGCPRGDGTGGPGYSIKCETKGNPRKHGKGALSMAHAGRDTGGSQFFITHSPQPHLDGVHTVFGQVIEGQDVVNKIKARDKMNKVTVVEE is encoded by the coding sequence ATGAAGAAAGCAATCATCGAGACTGATAAAGGAAACATTACTCTGGAACTGTTCGAGAAGGATGCACCAAAGACCGTTGCAAACTTTGAGAAACTCATTAAGGAAGGATTCTATGACGGACTTACTTTCCACAGAGTTATTCCAAACTTCGTTATCCAGGGTGGATGCCCAAGAGGAGACGGAACCGGCGGACCTGGATACTCTATCAAGTGTGAGACAAAGGGCAACCCACGCAAACACGGCAAAGGTGCACTTTCAATGGCACACGCAGGAAGAGACACCGGTGGAAGCCAGTTCTTCATCACACACTCTCCACAGCCACACCTTGATGGCGTACACACCGTCTTCGGTCAGGTAATCGAAGGCCAGGATGTCGTCAACAAGATCAAGGCAAGAGACAAGATGAACAAGGTCACTGTTGTAGAAGAATAA
- a CDS encoding VWA domain-containing protein codes for MDYFKKLLYISSILLIFSISAFALDVEFLTADVQSNAAEAVNISVLVTDNGTPVDNALVNFTTDLGVLSSSSVYSNPSGIAEVTINSSVAGTANINASAGNFSNQTTVTFSPLSISSIIVHADQYQNTAGNITNITFSPTDTLGNTNYSTPVTLNVIVKDIFGIPLHDLEMYVDASTVSYLNASSSARNLTYVANPTEDFLLSFNSTVAGNITIYSTAGVVTNTTYLDIVPGSPGLMRVIYDKEYTVNTSSNISAIVYDSFYNPIENVNISFSVTPPVNTVYNSHNVYNSAHLAYYNGTTDSSGIVPNTFTTDKRAGGNVITINVLNTSLEHNVTITGTADIIRNFFLSYTPEYAYSNNEDSYTLSGRPVDQFMNPILPLSTPIKEQVQFRTDSGTIVLVPLNSQGRANTVVGPTPYIESLSVTATYRNESGLTNFTNSTSLHFTAGPLDSMDLYANPSAVLSQDLNGNHNANMTLVALDEWGHSLPNIHVLFNNTNTSVGTLTITGYNDTDLINATTDSEGRIYGVFTGNVSGNTTVLATSGNLTLSTNISVKAEPFLSVSLNVRPTSVNSGSIVNITTVISIEGELPIVRPAASAMLVLDRSGSMDPDYYAGSPLDVVLVIDRSGSMSGTPIQDARNAAKEFTDNLVSNSEVGIVSFASSSGVNKDMTLLNAYDNKVSVKSAIDSITDGGSTAMGEGMADANDLLINHGRSGARKVMIVLTDGETNAGTDMDGENAIAYANTYGVIIYTIGLGSSLDEALLRHIASETGGTYYNAPSSSDLSEIYATISQELSDYDVSEIEYGVEGFTPYDYTFQGSLSTPSSVDNVTLRFEGYDLDTVFDGNLGECLVKVNGNNFVLIPSSNTGINAQWEDYEYDISSYVQPESNTVSFYDYYSVIHGGGYDNAVRNVEIIWNGNTVHSYSVEVDLDGSGYDCSFDLMEPYENTIFINETINDLKVQLDWDNSSNDLSLQLTSPSGTVYGPNDNTTGYYPDDTSEYIWIHPLSYIYPDDDLDTVEKGNWTVTVMGSSSQDFTVTTYIDKKSATQLSSHAFMSSFDESRGDKAGLALYSFEDVVSGDSQTSYVLANSTWVGYFTPDTDAYYIFNVSWDDSNTVNVSLYDGIDALSSATGTSSCEVSSMLSAGQTYNIDVSKGAGAQADTRFTVNVTTTEIDTVMTAYYDAGGGGGTPKVRTWDGFEWSLEGSANYVGASPVFLVLESSPTGSEIIMATSDNSYDVNVQVWDGSSWGTVNQLSGNLDSYGQRGFDLKYEQVSGDAIIAYMDMNENDGVPLYRVWDGSSWSSESLVYSNNEGKGDVRWVRLEADPNSDEMVLVTLDDKYDLCAQVWDGSSWGDQIELTDDVVIESYQCFDVMYEQDSGRAIVAWADYDGHIKYRIWSGSSWGSETNMYSYSDYVYWVKMAADPNSDRILLATEDRSYDIYVTDWDGSSWETAQRVETDVYEYSRRSVDVAFEASSGTGIIVWGESNPVPKYRTWDGSSWSSESSASVIGSSGYTRWVQLTPDPSSDGIFLMTSDGSDDLNIQKWDGSSWDIVTEVETSSTRYYECFDIVFSDSDQTPVSTPVSWNQWTGSVTSTFENDSLAHLENAIDTITADGLTAIDEGLYLANNELSSVNGNATIVIMTDGIDNAGYHSLLEEAYKARDNNTVIYTVGFGNSEADVDPILEEIATITGGEYYFAPNSSVLKDIFQGIAMQITNFSAGGPVLDIRVPYNYITPLAVSKATYQSGSTNSTTGNLTYFATPTAPSTGNAEPAITTSGTTSILEWQLPNMGPGDKWGVWYQMKVDGRGYVPIILPTSTVTYTDLSGENITVVVGGGGSISFGGGGNLTLNVIRLGNFDMLPEDHIMLVGNSTTLNLSVSDIQGNTSSAYVYLYSNIGYFENKDYPGIYENPINVTVVGSNKVNFTSNIAGRTYITAYAYQIHNESNMLVARDVLAVRPKGTISIS; via the coding sequence ATGGACTATTTTAAAAAACTGTTATACATATCATCTATACTTTTAATATTTTCAATATCGGCATTTGCGCTAGACGTAGAATTTCTTACAGCCGATGTACAGAGCAATGCTGCAGAAGCAGTCAACATAAGCGTGCTTGTCACAGACAACGGAACACCTGTGGATAATGCACTGGTGAACTTCACAACGGATCTTGGTGTCCTGAGTTCCTCTTCGGTATATTCCAATCCATCCGGAATCGCTGAAGTGACGATCAATTCGAGCGTTGCAGGCACAGCCAATATCAATGCAAGTGCGGGGAATTTCTCTAACCAGACAACAGTGACCTTTTCACCATTATCGATCTCTTCCATAATAGTCCATGCAGATCAATACCAGAATACCGCCGGTAACATCACAAACATCACATTTTCACCGACTGACACTCTAGGAAATACCAACTACAGCACCCCGGTTACCTTGAACGTTATCGTAAAAGATATCTTTGGGATCCCTCTTCATGACCTGGAAATGTATGTGGATGCTTCAACCGTGTCCTACCTCAATGCTAGCTCCTCCGCCAGGAACCTCACATATGTTGCAAACCCCACCGAAGATTTCCTTCTCTCCTTTAACTCCACAGTTGCCGGTAACATCACGATCTATTCAACTGCAGGTGTAGTCACAAACACCACATATCTGGATATTGTTCCTGGTTCTCCCGGACTTATGAGGGTCATATATGACAAAGAATACACCGTAAACACCAGTTCCAACATTTCCGCAATAGTTTACGATTCATTCTACAATCCTATAGAGAATGTCAACATCAGTTTTTCAGTAACACCACCAGTAAACACCGTATATAACAGCCATAACGTCTATAATTCAGCACATCTGGCATATTATAACGGAACTACAGACTCAAGCGGTATAGTTCCAAACACATTCACAACCGATAAAAGGGCAGGAGGGAATGTTATCACCATCAATGTCCTGAATACGTCACTGGAGCACAATGTAACAATTACAGGTACTGCAGACATTATTCGCAACTTCTTCCTGAGTTACACCCCGGAATATGCGTATTCGAACAATGAGGATTCTTACACACTTTCAGGAAGGCCGGTTGACCAATTCATGAATCCTATATTGCCTCTTTCAACTCCTATCAAAGAGCAGGTCCAGTTCAGAACAGATAGTGGAACGATTGTGCTGGTGCCGCTGAACAGTCAGGGACGTGCAAACACAGTTGTAGGGCCAACACCTTATATTGAGTCTCTTTCAGTAACTGCGACCTATAGGAACGAATCAGGTCTTACGAATTTCACAAACAGTACATCTCTTCATTTCACAGCAGGTCCTCTTGATTCAATGGACTTATACGCAAACCCCAGTGCAGTACTTTCCCAAGATCTGAATGGGAACCATAACGCTAACATGACACTGGTTGCCCTTGATGAATGGGGTCACTCACTTCCAAACATCCATGTCCTTTTCAACAATACAAATACATCCGTAGGAACGCTTACTATCACAGGTTATAATGATACAGATCTCATAAATGCAACAACAGATTCTGAAGGTCGTATCTATGGTGTGTTTACAGGAAACGTTTCAGGCAATACCACTGTCCTTGCAACCAGTGGAAATCTGACATTGTCCACAAACATCAGTGTCAAAGCAGAACCTTTCCTTAGTGTGAGCCTGAATGTCCGACCTACATCAGTAAACTCCGGTTCTATCGTCAATATTACTACTGTGATCTCTATAGAGGGTGAGCTGCCTATTGTAAGGCCAGCAGCAAGTGCAATGCTTGTGCTTGACCGTTCAGGTAGTATGGACCCTGACTACTATGCAGGAAGTCCTCTGGACGTTGTTCTTGTAATTGACCGTTCCGGAAGTATGTCAGGTACACCTATTCAGGACGCAAGGAATGCAGCAAAAGAATTCACTGATAATCTTGTCTCAAACTCAGAGGTTGGTATTGTATCATTTGCAAGTTCAAGCGGTGTTAACAAAGATATGACACTGCTCAATGCATATGACAACAAAGTATCCGTGAAGAGCGCCATCGATTCAATTACAGATGGCGGTTCAACCGCAATGGGTGAAGGTATGGCGGATGCAAATGATCTTCTGATAAACCACGGACGTTCAGGTGCCAGAAAAGTAATGATCGTTCTGACCGATGGTGAAACGAATGCAGGCACTGATATGGATGGTGAGAATGCCATAGCATATGCAAACACCTATGGTGTGATCATCTATACAATAGGTCTTGGAAGCAGTCTTGATGAGGCACTACTGCGTCATATAGCTTCAGAGACAGGCGGTACTTACTACAACGCACCGAGCAGTTCCGATCTGAGCGAGATCTATGCTACTATCTCTCAGGAACTTAGCGATTACGATGTATCCGAGATCGAGTATGGTGTTGAGGGTTTCACACCTTATGATTATACATTCCAGGGTTCACTCTCCACTCCATCTTCTGTAGACAATGTTACACTCAGGTTTGAAGGATATGATCTGGATACGGTGTTTGACGGAAATCTGGGAGAATGTCTTGTAAAGGTGAATGGTAATAATTTTGTGTTGATCCCATCATCAAATACTGGTATCAATGCACAATGGGAAGATTATGAATACGATATATCCAGCTATGTTCAACCAGAAAGCAATACCGTTTCATTCTATGATTATTACTCAGTAATCCATGGCGGTGGTTATGATAATGCTGTACGGAATGTAGAAATAATCTGGAACGGAAATACAGTTCATTCATATTCTGTTGAAGTTGATCTGGATGGAAGTGGATATGACTGTTCATTTGATCTGATGGAACCCTATGAGAATACAATATTCATCAACGAAACCATAAATGATCTGAAGGTTCAGCTCGATTGGGATAACAGTAGTAATGATCTCTCTCTTCAATTGACAAGTCCTTCCGGAACAGTTTATGGTCCGAATGACAATACCACAGGTTACTATCCAGATGACACTTCCGAATATATATGGATCCATCCATTGTCTTACATTTATCCAGATGACGATCTGGATACGGTAGAAAAAGGTAACTGGACAGTCACTGTAATGGGAAGTTCTTCACAGGATTTCACCGTCACAACCTACATCGATAAAAAGAGTGCAACACAGTTGTCCTCACATGCCTTCATGTCAAGCTTTGATGAATCAAGAGGTGACAAGGCAGGACTTGCACTTTACAGTTTTGAAGATGTAGTTTCAGGTGACAGCCAGACAAGTTATGTGCTGGCTAACAGTACATGGGTAGGTTATTTCACACCGGATACAGATGCTTATTACATATTCAACGTATCATGGGACGATTCCAATACCGTAAATGTCTCTCTCTATGATGGTATTGATGCTCTGTCATCAGCAACAGGAACCAGTTCATGTGAAGTCTCATCAATGCTTTCTGCAGGACAGACCTACAACATCGATGTCTCCAAAGGCGCTGGAGCCCAGGCAGATACAAGGTTCACTGTCAATGTTACCACAACAGAGATAGACACTGTGATGACAGCTTATTACGATGCTGGCGGCGGTGGCGGTACTCCAAAGGTCCGTACATGGGATGGTTTTGAATGGTCTTTAGAAGGCTCTGCCAATTATGTTGGTGCAAGTCCTGTATTCTTGGTCCTTGAATCAAGCCCAACAGGTTCAGAGATCATAATGGCAACCTCTGATAACAGTTATGATGTCAATGTCCAGGTCTGGGACGGCAGTTCCTGGGGAACTGTAAACCAGCTCTCAGGCAATCTTGATTCTTACGGACAGAGAGGTTTTGACCTGAAATATGAACAGGTATCAGGAGATGCTATCATAGCTTACATGGACATGAATGAGAATGACGGTGTTCCGCTATATCGTGTCTGGGACGGTTCTTCATGGAGTTCAGAGTCTCTTGTATACAGTAACAATGAAGGAAAAGGAGATGTAAGGTGGGTCAGACTCGAAGCAGATCCAAACTCTGATGAGATGGTTCTTGTAACACTGGATGACAAGTATGACCTTTGTGCTCAGGTGTGGGACGGTTCTTCCTGGGGTGACCAGATAGAATTGACAGATGATGTTGTTATTGAAAGCTACCAGTGTTTCGATGTAATGTATGAACAGGATTCCGGAAGGGCAATAGTTGCATGGGCTGACTATGATGGCCACATTAAATATCGCATATGGAGTGGCAGTTCGTGGGGTTCAGAGACGAACATGTATTCTTATTCAGATTATGTTTATTGGGTGAAGATGGCAGCAGATCCTAACTCCGACAGGATCCTCCTGGCCACAGAAGACAGGTCATATGATATTTATGTCACTGACTGGGATGGTTCCTCCTGGGAGACCGCTCAGAGAGTAGAGACAGATGTCTATGAGTACAGCCGAAGATCTGTTGATGTTGCTTTTGAAGCTAGCAGTGGCACAGGTATCATTGTATGGGGTGAGAGCAACCCTGTTCCTAAGTACAGAACATGGGATGGAAGCTCATGGAGCTCGGAATCTTCAGCAAGTGTCATAGGAAGCAGTGGTTATACCAGATGGGTCCAGTTGACCCCTGATCCTTCATCTGATGGTATCTTCCTTATGACATCAGATGGAAGCGATGATCTTAACATCCAGAAATGGGACGGTTCTTCCTGGGATATTGTTACCGAGGTTGAAACTTCATCCACCAGATACTATGAGTGCTTTGATATAGTCTTCAGTGACAGTGACCAGACACCGGTATCAACTCCTGTTTCATGGAACCAGTGGACAGGTAGTGTAACCTCAACATTTGAAAATGATTCTCTGGCACACCTGGAAAATGCAATTGACACAATAACCGCCGACGGACTTACAGCAATTGATGAAGGTCTGTATCTGGCTAACAATGAATTGTCATCAGTCAATGGTAATGCTACCATAGTTATCATGACAGACGGAATTGATAATGCAGGTTACCATTCATTGCTTGAGGAAGCCTACAAGGCCAGGGATAACAACACAGTTATCTATACCGTAGGATTCGGAAACAGTGAAGCAGATGTAGATCCTATCCTTGAGGAGATCGCAACTATAACCGGCGGAGAATATTATTTCGCACCTAACTCCAGTGTCCTGAAGGATATCTTCCAGGGAATTGCAATGCAGATAACGAATTTCTCTGCAGGCGGCCCGGTTCTGGATATTCGTGTGCCATATAATTACATAACTCCTCTTGCAGTTTCAAAAGCAACTTATCAGTCAGGTAGCACTAACTCTACGACAGGTAATTTGACGTACTTTGCAACACCAACAGCTCCTTCAACCGGAAATGCTGAACCTGCCATTACGACATCCGGTACAACATCTATACTGGAATGGCAGTTGCCAAACATGGGACCGGGCGACAAATGGGGAGTCTGGTACCAGATGAAAGTGGATGGTAGGGGATATGTGCCTATCATTTTGCCAACATCTACTGTGACATACACCGATCTCAGTGGTGAAAACATAACTGTAGTTGTAGGCGGTGGCGGAAGTATCTCCTTTGGTGGCGGTGGAAATCTTACTTTAAATGTAATCCGACTTGGGAATTTTGATATGCTACCAGAGGATCACATCATGTTGGTAGGCAATTCCACAACTTTGAACCTATCAGTTTCGGATATACAGGGTAATACAAGTTCTGCATATGTGTATCTTTACAGTAATATTGGATATTTTGAGAACAAGGATTATCCGGGAATCTATGAAAACCCTATCAATGTAACTGTGGTAGGTTCAAATAAAGTGAACTTTACAAGCAATATTGCAGGAAGAACTTATATCACTGCATATGCTTATCAAATACACAACGAGAGTAATATGCTTGTAGCAAGGGATGTGCTGGCTGTCAGACCAAAGGGAACGATCAGTATTAGCTGA